A region of Thermovibrio ammonificans HB-1 DNA encodes the following proteins:
- a CDS encoding metal-dependent hydrolase: MTLGTHMLAAVVASLALNLPLIPALLGALLPDLDLKKGLPFPPKRTLFNAHRGITHHLLWLPVLFMASLWVKDFINHTLGVWLLSFTVGFATHLLLDALTPLGIPYKHTYYPRLSLKLFKTGKLGELFVILILLFVILYQVQHENLNYLEILGLGGLNEVLH; this comes from the coding sequence ATGACCCTCGGAACCCATATGCTCGCTGCTGTAGTTGCCTCGCTCGCCCTCAACCTGCCCCTCATTCCGGCCCTTTTGGGAGCCCTTCTCCCCGACCTCGACCTTAAAAAGGGCCTTCCCTTCCCTCCCAAAAGGACCCTCTTCAACGCCCACAGGGGAATCACCCACCACCTTCTCTGGCTCCCGGTGCTCTTTATGGCCTCTCTGTGGGTTAAAGACTTCATTAACCACACCTTAGGGGTGTGGCTCCTCTCCTTTACCGTGGGCTTTGCCACCCACCTTCTCTTAGATGCCTTAACTCCCCTCGGCATTCCCTACAAGCACACCTACTACCCGAGGTTATCCCTAAAACTCTTTAAAACAGGGAAGCTCGGAGAGCTTTTTGTTATACTTATCCTGCTCTTTGTTATCCTTTACCAGGTTCAACACGAAAATCTGAACTACTTAGAAATTCTCGGCTTGGGAGGTTTAAATGAAGTTCTTCATTGA
- a CDS encoding MBL fold metallo-hydrolase, translated as MKVTIIPSGPFIVNTLLLWDEGSKKAALVDPADRKAVEEAQDVADRKGLDVVYILNTHEHPDHTAANSWAKLTFPNAELLIHEDGAKHLNFWTQSEIGQLAGAEFSPPPDRRLRGGEVLKLGSLEFKVIHTPGHSPGSVCFFFPSEKLAVVGDLIFKGSIGRYDLPMSDYFQLKSSILRFLQSVPRDTLIVPGHGETTTVEEELQTNPFIKELVG; from the coding sequence ATGAAAGTGACGATTATCCCTTCGGGGCCGTTTATAGTTAACACTTTGCTCCTTTGGGATGAAGGTAGCAAGAAGGCGGCACTTGTTGACCCTGCCGACAGGAAGGCCGTTGAGGAGGCCCAAGATGTTGCAGACAGAAAGGGGCTCGATGTGGTTTACATTCTCAACACCCACGAGCACCCCGACCATACTGCTGCCAACTCCTGGGCGAAGCTTACCTTCCCCAACGCGGAGCTTCTAATCCACGAAGATGGTGCAAAACACCTAAATTTCTGGACTCAGAGCGAGATAGGCCAATTGGCCGGAGCCGAGTTTTCACCTCCTCCCGACAGGAGACTTAGGGGGGGAGAGGTTCTGAAGCTCGGCAGCTTAGAGTTTAAGGTGATACACACGCCCGGACACTCGCCCGGTAGCGTCTGTTTCTTCTTCCCCTCCGAGAAGCTCGCCGTTGTCGGAGACCTCATCTTTAAAGGCAGCATAGGCCGTTACGACCTGCCCATGAGCGACTACTTCCAGCTTAAAAGCTCTATACTGCGCTTCCTACAGTCCGTTCCCAGAGATACCCTAATAGTGCCGGGCCACGGAGAGACCACCACAGTAGAGGAAGAGCTTCAAACCAACCCCTTCATTAAAGAGCTGGTGGGATGA
- a CDS encoding NYN domain-containing protein has product MRIGELLERDSSLSHLSVGVFVDMQNIYYGAKNTLKRKVDFKNLLKIAVRGRQLYRAIAYLVDLERVNQDGFIYVLRSIGYEVKLKEPKKFYNWDKVEYKADWDMGIAIDAIAMAENGKVDVVVLMSGDGDFVDLINFLKAKGIKVEVISFRSITAKELIYSASEYIDLEEFADFIVLSEE; this is encoded by the coding sequence GTGAGAATAGGTGAACTCCTTGAGCGTGACAGCTCTCTTTCCCACTTGAGCGTCGGCGTTTTTGTCGACATGCAGAACATCTACTACGGAGCGAAGAACACTCTGAAGCGGAAGGTGGACTTTAAGAACTTGCTGAAGATAGCCGTTAGGGGGAGGCAGCTCTACAGGGCTATTGCCTACCTTGTGGATTTGGAGCGGGTGAATCAGGACGGTTTTATCTACGTTCTGAGGAGTATCGGTTATGAGGTGAAGCTCAAGGAGCCGAAGAAGTTCTACAACTGGGATAAGGTTGAGTATAAGGCCGACTGGGACATGGGAATAGCGATAGACGCCATAGCGATGGCGGAGAACGGCAAAGTTGACGTTGTTGTGCTCATGAGCGGAGACGGGGATTTTGTAGACTTGATAAACTTTTTAAAGGCTAAAGGCATAAAAGTAGAGGTTATCTCCTTCAGGAGTATAACTGCGAAGGAGCTTATCTACTCTGCAAGCGAGTACATAGACCTTGAGGAGTTTGCCGATTTTATAGTTCTTTCCGAGGAGTAG
- a CDS encoding cation diffusion facilitator family transporter, with the protein MELVSEKKRIALYSVLVNLFLSVLKIVAGIVSGSAALVADGIHSLADLAAAVSVLAGIVIANMKVEGFPYGLYKVENMISLVSAFAIFFAGYEIARDVLFSSHPPQMKNLPVALGAVVVTIVVTYLFSRYERKKGEELNSPSLIADSEHVKTDMLSSIVVLVGVLANYFGLWWLEKLAVLVIVVLIFHAGYEIMVEALKVLLDASIDRETLDKVKALLMSHPLVKKVKYVTGRSSGSYRFIEAEVVVATNDLEKAHRIVHEVEARVKNEVPFIEKIIIHFEPQERQFSRFAVPVDGDKVCSRFADCPEILILRREGESFSVEKRIPNPAKDFKFGKCIELVEFLAREGVDCIAVNNLPLGKGVIYALSSYDLGMKLVPVESVGELVEALKRDPVCDPPLVVWTNHACDFSPSGGSGENR; encoded by the coding sequence ATGGAGCTGGTTTCGGAGAAGAAGCGAATAGCCCTCTACTCGGTTCTCGTTAACCTGTTTCTCTCGGTTCTTAAAATCGTTGCCGGTATCGTTTCCGGTTCGGCGGCCCTTGTTGCAGACGGTATCCACTCTCTTGCCGACCTTGCCGCTGCCGTTTCGGTTCTTGCCGGCATCGTGATTGCCAATATGAAGGTTGAGGGTTTCCCCTACGGCCTCTATAAAGTGGAGAATATGATATCGCTGGTTAGTGCGTTTGCCATTTTCTTTGCCGGCTACGAGATAGCTCGGGACGTCCTCTTTAGCTCCCATCCTCCCCAGATGAAGAACCTCCCGGTTGCCCTGGGAGCCGTTGTTGTGACTATTGTGGTTACCTACCTCTTTTCAAGGTACGAGCGTAAAAAGGGAGAGGAGCTTAACTCCCCGAGCCTTATTGCCGATTCCGAGCACGTTAAGACCGATATGCTCTCTTCGATAGTTGTCCTCGTTGGAGTTCTTGCCAACTACTTCGGTCTGTGGTGGCTCGAGAAGCTCGCCGTTTTAGTTATAGTCGTTCTTATATTCCACGCCGGCTACGAGATTATGGTGGAAGCTCTGAAGGTTTTACTTGACGCCTCTATAGACCGGGAGACCCTCGATAAGGTAAAGGCCCTTTTGATGTCTCACCCGCTTGTAAAGAAGGTTAAGTACGTTACGGGTAGGAGTTCCGGAAGTTACAGGTTTATAGAGGCTGAGGTTGTTGTTGCGACCAACGACCTTGAGAAGGCCCACAGGATAGTCCACGAGGTAGAGGCCCGAGTTAAGAACGAAGTGCCCTTTATCGAGAAGATAATCATCCACTTTGAGCCCCAAGAGCGGCAGTTCAGCAGGTTTGCCGTTCCCGTAGACGGCGATAAGGTGTGCAGCAGGTTTGCAGACTGTCCGGAGATTCTGATTCTCAGGAGGGAAGGGGAGAGCTTCTCCGTAGAGAAGAGGATTCCCAACCCGGCTAAGGATTTTAAGTTCGGTAAGTGTATAGAGCTTGTGGAGTTCCTCGCCCGTGAGGGGGTTGACTGTATAGCGGTGAATAACCTTCCCCTGGGAAAGGGGGTTATATACGCCCTCTCTTCTTACGATTTGGGGATGAAGCTCGTTCCCGTGGAGAGCGTAGGTGAGCTCGTTGAGGCTTTGAAGAGAGACCCTGTCTGCGACCCTCCCCTTGTTGTCTGGACCAATCACGCCTGCGACTTCTCTCCCTCTGGAGGTTCCGGTGAGAATAGGTGA